The DNA window TGTGATTTCCGGGGGATAACACCAGAAGTCGGGAGAAAACCCCTCATTCTCCCACACTTTTGTGCTAGCAGTATCTGGGATTTCCCCATCTTTCCAGATGGAGAGACCTCATCTGTTCCACAGTGGGAAAATTTCACTTTTTGGAGCAGAAAACGTCGCTTTCCCATCACTCCAGGCCCCACTGGAATGAAAAAGGAGGAGTAAAGTTCTCAGGCTGTTCCACCAGGGATGAGGAGTGACTCAAATTACTCATGGCCGAGGTGTCTCAGAGTCTGGGCACAAATGAGCTTTGAAATCTCAATTAAACCCTCGAACCCTAATTTTGAGTGTAATTGCTGCCCTTTGAACACGCAGAATCCCAAAATCCTAGAattttgggtgggaagggatctctggagaCCTCCCAGGGCAcaatcccagcacagggatAGAGCTGGATTGGCCTCAGTGCAAAACACGAGGGAAAAAATTCACCAAAAACCTTTCCCGATTAAACTGGGGGTTGTATTCCCAGCAAATTTCAGGATAGAGCTTTCCTGAATTCTTTCTATGAATTTTTGATGAATTTATCCACTCAGGAGCACAGCTCAAGTCACTGCTCAAGCTGTATCCTGGTCTCCTAAATTTAGCTACAACTGCTCATAATTTCAACCTTTTCTCTAATCAATAAAATCTGGGGAGCTGTAGACAAATTCCCAAATAAAAACTGGAAACCTTGAAGTGTCTCAagtgagaataaaataaattctgctgtCTCGGCCCTGTAGACTGATTTAACTACTTTAACAGCAGCCCAGTTAAAGCAAGACttaaaattaatggaattttaacatgtaatttttttcactccAAGAAGTCTAAAgataaaactggaaataaacCCAGATTTGGAGGATGAGGAGACAAAGCAGTTCGTTGGAATTTTCGTTGGAATTGGAATTTCTGCCTCTTGAAGCTGCTCGTGCAGAGCCACATTTGAATGAAAAGTCTGAAAGGTCTAAAATGAATTCTGACTAAAGCACCTTTGAAGTGACTCTTTTTCAATAAAGAAGCAGCTGAGAAGAGAATGAAGCTTTAAATAGACTAATAACAGcctataaatatataaaaaacagCGTCTGAGAGGCGCTTTGAACTGCTGAAATTATCgactgcaggaaaaaatgaagacattgTAACCTTTTGTTGAAGGAGCACAAAGGAATAAATGAATTAATTGATACTTTTCCTTCGAGCCTTGGAACAGGGATAATGACTTATTTCCATCCTTTGTGTGCTGCAATACAAAAGTGTCTGAGCTGATGAACATCTCACATTCATTCCTGGGCCACCAGAGGGTAAACGTTGGGCCTGGAGCTTCATCtggggaagaatttcttccctggaaTGGTGATCAGGACTGGAAGAGAAGGTTTGGAATCCCCAACCTTGGAATTATCTAAGGAAAAGCTGGACATGGAACTCAGAGCGCTGGGCTGGGTGACACGGTGACAAAAACTGGATGAGgaccttggaggtctttccAACTTGAATTATCCTGGGATTCGGTGAACAGAATCAGTGAATGGAATGTTCTGCCCAGCcaaacacagaggagaaaacccacaaaaaccaaaatgcaaagGGATCGTTCATGCAATGAAGAAGCTAGAActgtcccatctctggaagtgtccaaggccaatttggaaagggcttggagcagcctgtggaagtggaaggtgtccctgtccatggcagggggtggaacaggatgagatttaaggtcccaacccaaaccatctgGTGGTTCCGCGATCGGACATTTCCCACGATTGCCCAGTTAAAGATTTGTTCACACACAGGATAAAGAAATCCATGACGAGAGAAATGTTTCATGCAATGCAGATTCTTTATTGCGGATGGAAAAGGGCCACAGGGCAGCGTCAGCGAGAGACAAACCAGCGCAGCACCAACACACTGGAAACACAGAGATCCtaaaggcagcagcaaggccCATCCCGGGGCTCCAGCCCAGACATTCCCCCTGCCCAGGCCGGGCtggggggctcggggctgcccagggcagggcagagcctcAGCCGAGGCTCAGCACAGCCGGCTGGGGTGGCACACAGGGGACAGCTCTAGAGGCAgcgctggcagcagccccaaagccaccagggctctgcagggtcaCCCTGGCAGGTGATAGCCACCtgcagctcccggggctgccgggCCAAccctgagcaggggctgcagcttcACCCCGGCTCAGGGGCCACAAggcagccggggctggggctgcacagacagccctgagctccaggGGAGGATTTGGGAGTTAGCAGGGTCCACAGAAACCCCCGAGGGACCTGGAACCGCGGCCGCAGCTTCCCCCAGAGCCCCCGTAGCCCCCACAGCTACCATAGCCCCCATAGCCTCCAAAGCCCCCATAGCCCCCATAACCCCCGGAGCCTCCACGGCCTCCAAAGGAGCCTCCGGAGCCGCTGGAGACGTAGGGAGCTCCTGCCGAGCCCACGACGctctgctgggggaaggagctgaggatgggccCGGGGAAGGTGACCACCGAGGCCGGCGGCTGGATGACCACCGTGGAGTCGGGGCACTGCCGCACGCAGGGCTCGTTGCAGGTGTCAGCCAGAGGGGCCGGGGTGGCCACCCCgcagctggggacacacaggctggagcaggacatCCTTGGACAGGCAGGAAGAGCTGCAAGACAAGCCACAGCCACGGCTCAGGCCAAGGGCTCAGCCCAaatccctcctgcccctctcccacaTGGACCCCGTGTCCCAGGACCTGCTCTGGATCATCTCAGCCATTCCCAGCATgttcctggcacagctgaaatGGTTCCTGCaatctctccctgccctcactgTGCCCAGCTATTGCCTGCCCATGGCAATGGAGAAAACCTCCCATATCCCAAATCACCCGgctcccagaggactggagtCCAGGGCTACAACCCCAACACCCAAACCCTGCCCCgggagagctgggggagcaCGGGGACAAAGATTCCCGGGGAAATGCACAGCCAGAGCCTCCCggggaaaggagcagctgaggaaggcagcagggagggaaggctgGGACTTACCACAACGATCAATGAGCAGAGTCGAGTGGAGGGAGCTGGATGCTGCCCTGTGGAGCCCTGGGACCTTTTATACACCCCACAGTGCCTGGGGCTCCGGCCAGGGGTGGGGGAAAAGCCCCTCCTAATTAGCAATTCGAGCTGACGAGTTCCATGACACAGCTAATGATGGGGGACAGCCCTTGGTCATcccctcactggagatattgGTGTGGATCCGTGCCCGGCACCCACGGGAGGCAATGGGAGGGACAGTCCTGGCCCATCATTACATGACAGACACGgcgctgctgcagctcagcccagagccccAATAAACCCGGATCTGCCCCTAATCCCTCACTTTGCTCACTGAGAATCCCAAACAGCCTTTGGgacccagctgtgcccagctggggctgtcctggggccaTGGCCAGGgccagcctggctctgggggCTGGGCCAACACCCCCCAGGCCGGACTTTGGGGCCAGCTGGGCAATCCCGGCCCTCCAGGAGGGCTCAGCCACAACCCAGCTCATACAcatggggctgcaggagccacagggaCCCGGCCCCACCACtaccctgctgctcctgccgtgctgtcccctctgtcacAGCTGTCCTGGCCTCTGGCCCACCACTCTCCCACCACTGGGGCTCGCCCACCACTGGcatctgtcccctctgctcttgGCGTGGCCATCAACGCAAAATTGGACATGGAAATCCCAAAATCCATCAGAACCTTAGAGAGGGGCAAATTCACCTACATGTCAGGGAACTCCAAAACCTTGGCACAAACATCTTTTGCTGGCACTGGGAGttggtgggatttgggagaaaAGCCAAGAGTGACTTCTCCTtgggcccagagctgcctctgttTACCAGCCCGTAAAAGGCAGGTAATGACAGGGGTATGGCTGGGGCAGCGTCTCCAAGAGCTGCTGCAAGATGCCTGGAATTGTTCTGGGTCAGCAAAGTCGGGGATTAGGGCCAGATCAGCCTTTATTGGGGCTGTgagtgcagctccagcaccgTGTCTGTCACGTAATGATGGCCCACGGCTCTCCCTGCGAGCGCCTCTCTCTTGTCCACTCATCTCCACACCAACAGCCACAATGGGGGGATGACAGAATTCTCCAGCGTCCCTTCGCTTCATGAAGCTTTGCCAGCGTGCTGAATTCCTGATGACTGGGGGGTCCATCCCCGTCCCCTGGACGATGCCCCAGGCTCTCGGGGCTGTATAAAAGAGCCgagctccctgcacagctccatccACACTCCTGCCCTTGACTCCTCTCATCACTCAGGTAAGCGCAGCTCTCCGAGGCCTCTTGGGGAagctctctctgcctctctctctccataCAACTCCTTCCTCACACCTTTGcctcttcttctcttcccacCATGTTTTCCAGAAGCCTTTCGGTGTCTCAAAGATgtcctgctgtgtcccttcctGCGGCGGCGTGGCCACCCCGGCCCCTCTGGCTGACACCTGCAACCAGCCCTGTGTGCGGCAGTGCCCTGACTCCACGGTGGTCATCCAGCCGCCAGCCTCGGTGGTCACCTTCCCCGggcccatcctcagctccttcccccagcagagctccgtgggctctgcaggagctccctATGTCTCCAGTGGCTTTGGCGGCTCTGCTGGACGCCGCGGGGGCTCCGGGGGTTATGGGGGCTCCGGGGGCTATGGAGGTTTCGGAGGTTTCGGAGGTTTCGGCGGCAgctgcggcggcggctcctccaGAGGCTGTGGGCCCTGCTAAGGCCCGGCCGGAGCGCggccacagccccagcagagctctgggcacggccccggcacaTCCCCACACGCCGTGGCCTGAAGGAAGAACATCCCTGCCCGCTCTGCCACCTTCCTGCCCTGCACCGAGCCCcaagggagctgctgcccactcccggcacggccccggctcGGCTCCTGCAGCCTCGGCTGGGCCCAGGGCCGGGACACGCGGGGAGCCCTCGGCCAGGGCCCCCCTTTCCTGCCCGGCGCCTCCTTCTGCCCCTGCACACCAATAAAAGCTGCCTCGCATTGCAACGTTCACCCGGCTCTCGTTTGCTCTTTGCTCCGCACCCGCTACTCTGAGCCCGGGCGAGTTTTCACTGGAGGGTTCCgtgctgccctgctggcacAAGGCACAGGAGAAGTGTCGGCAGCTGCCAGGATGTGTCTTGCCTGTTCTGGGCCACTCCAGGCCCGCAGCGGAGCTCCGTGAGCCgggccctgctcctctgctcgGCCCAGGCCTCTCcccatctccctgcccagctcctgccggctccaggctcctgctctgctgcccaccGGGCTCCCTTCCCACCGTGGACATTCCACATAGGGTGACCAGAACTCTGGGTTCCATTTCCAGCCCCCTTCCCACCATGGGCATTCTGCAGAAGCCGGACAGAGCCCCAGGTTCCATTTCCAGCTCCCTTCCCACGATGGACATTCCCCgccagctgcccagagccccagggctCAGGAGATTGATTGGGGCAGCACTGGAGCCCCCCGAGACTCCAGCCCaactcccagctctggggtccctgAGGCCGCAGGGCAGAGCGAGAacagccacagcactgctcccgctcctctgctccatccccgctGACATTCCTGCCCCTGACACCGCCTCCTGCTCCCGCTTTTCCGGCAGGTTCCACGGCTCCTTGGAGTGCTGCTGGCCCCACCTGGGccccgctgctgctgcagaaatcctTCCTGGGATCCCCAGTGTCACCCATCCCTTGCCTGGGACACGGAtctgcccaggagcagcaggaggaattcCCAAGCCCAGAACCTGCTGGCcctctgctggccctgctcaAACTGAATTACAGCCCcaaaactaaaatattattCAATATATTCTGAATATTGGACATTTTGGAACCACTGCTATGATATTAATAGAATATGAAATAATATTATCTAAAACTGATCTATATCAAGgtaaaaacaaacatgaaatcCCAAACCCGGGGAGATTTTCCTGTCAGTTTGATCTGGGGAAGAAATTTTCATTCATATCAGTAGACAAAGGAAGGGACCTCGGGCAGTGGGAACCCCAAGTTCCTGCTCCAAGAACTTGGTGCTCCATGGCCCTGAACCCTGTGGTCACTTCATGGCCCGGAGTGGACACTGGGCAGTATCTGCTCAGGtctgtcccttcccagctgccactgccccaggctggacagcccatccagcctgggaCAGGCCGTGGTCATCCCTGCATTTCCCTGAACCTTTCCA is part of the Sylvia atricapilla isolate bSylAtr1 chromosome 33, bSylAtr1.pri, whole genome shotgun sequence genome and encodes:
- the LOC136373221 gene encoding claw keratin-like; this translates as MSCSSLCVPSCGVATPAPLADTCNEPCVRQCPDSTVVIQPPASVVTFPGPILSSFPQQSVVGSAGAPYVSSGSGGSFGGRGGSGGYGGYGGFGGYGGYGSCGGYGGSGGSCGRGSRSLGGFCGPC
- the LOC136373180 gene encoding claw keratin-like → MSCCVPSCGGVATPAPLADTCNQPCVRQCPDSTVVIQPPASVVTFPGPILSSFPQQSSVGSAGAPYVSSGFGGSAGRRGGSGGYGGSGGYGGFGGFGGFGGSCGGGSSRGCGPC